In a single window of the Agrobacterium fabrum str. C58 genome:
- a CDS encoding RidA family protein has translation MSDVIEGRLKELGFTLPVAAAPAANYVPFTISGNLLYVSGQLPMESGKIAVTGLVGRDVDVASAQRAAELCAVNILAQVKAALNGDLSKIRRVIKLNGFVASVPEFVEQHLVINGASNLIATVLGEPGRHARAAVGMASLPFNASVEIDAIVEIDV, from the coding sequence ATGTCTGACGTCATCGAAGGCCGCCTCAAGGAACTTGGCTTTACGCTTCCTGTCGCCGCAGCACCAGCCGCAAACTACGTTCCGTTCACCATCAGCGGCAATCTTCTTTATGTATCAGGTCAACTGCCGATGGAATCGGGCAAGATTGCGGTGACAGGCCTCGTTGGCCGCGATGTCGACGTTGCAAGCGCCCAGCGCGCGGCCGAATTATGCGCCGTCAACATTCTCGCACAGGTCAAGGCCGCTTTGAATGGCGACCTCTCGAAAATCCGCCGCGTCATCAAGCTGAATGGCTTCGTTGCGTCCGTTCCGGAGTTCGTGGAGCAGCATCTCGTCATCAACGGCGCTTCCAATCTCATTGCCACAGTTCTCGGTGAGCCCGGCAGACATGCCCGCGCGGCCGTCGGCATGGCGTCCCTGCCCTTCAATGCGTCAGTCGAAATCGACGCCATCGTGGAAATCGACGTATGA
- a CDS encoding cell envelope integrity EipB family protein has product MFVRTLGFVAATGLMTGLSNAANALPIAVPDLVAHRAVYDLELKDASDRSGIEGMTGRMVYEFTGSACQGYKTDFRFVTQINTGDAVRMTDQQTKTFEDLAAKKFTFETKSYTDDKLDKEVQGAAIDGTDGVKVDLTRPDARQVSLVASEFPTQHMFQVIEHAKQGKRIFESRIFDGSDDGDESLITSTLVGKSQMPKDGDADAGKAGEFAKAAFWPVTIAYYNDKTGTDALPIYRMSFKLYENGITRDLTMDYGDFVLTGKLAKLDILKPETCENKPVR; this is encoded by the coding sequence ATGTTTGTCAGGACGCTTGGTTTCGTTGCCGCAACAGGGCTTATGACCGGCCTGTCAAACGCTGCCAATGCCTTGCCCATCGCGGTTCCGGATCTCGTCGCCCATCGCGCCGTCTACGATCTCGAGCTCAAGGATGCGTCGGACCGCTCCGGCATCGAGGGCATGACCGGCCGCATGGTTTATGAATTCACCGGCTCGGCCTGTCAGGGTTACAAGACGGATTTCCGCTTCGTGACGCAGATCAACACCGGCGATGCGGTTCGCATGACCGACCAGCAGACCAAGACCTTCGAGGACCTCGCTGCCAAGAAGTTCACCTTCGAGACCAAGTCCTACACCGATGACAAGCTGGACAAGGAAGTGCAGGGAGCTGCAATCGACGGCACCGATGGCGTGAAGGTCGATCTGACCCGCCCGGATGCCCGACAGGTCAGTCTCGTCGCCAGCGAATTCCCGACGCAGCACATGTTCCAGGTCATCGAGCATGCGAAACAGGGAAAACGCATTTTCGAATCGCGCATTTTCGATGGTTCGGATGATGGTGATGAAAGCCTGATCACGTCCACACTGGTCGGCAAGTCGCAGATGCCGAAGGATGGCGATGCCGACGCCGGCAAGGCTGGAGAATTCGCCAAGGCGGCATTCTGGCCGGTGACCATCGCTTACTACAACGACAAGACCGGCACCGACGCCCTGCCGATCTACCGCATGTCGTTCAAGCTTTACGAAAACGGAATCACCCGCGATCTGACGATGGATTACGGCGATTTCGTCCTGACGGGAAAGCTTGCGAAGCTTGATATTCTCAAGCCCGAAACCTGCGAAAATAAACCGGTTCGCTGA
- the rpsB gene encoding 30S ribosomal protein S2: MALPDFSMRQLLEAGVHFGHQTHRWNPKMKPYIFGDRNNIHIIDLAQTVPMLSRALQVVSDTVARGGRVLFVGTKRQASEIIADSAKRSAQYYVNSRWLGGMMTNWKTISNSIQRLRKVDEILNSEGSGYSKKERLTLEREREKLEKALGGIRDMGGVPDLMFIIDTNKEKIAIEEAKRLGIPVVAIIDSNCDPDHIDYPIPGNDDASRAISLYCDLIARAAIDGIARQQGASGRDIGASEEAPIEPALEDEAGA; this comes from the coding sequence ATGGCATTGCCCGATTTTTCTATGCGTCAGCTTCTCGAAGCTGGTGTTCACTTTGGTCACCAGACGCATCGCTGGAACCCGAAGATGAAGCCGTACATCTTCGGCGACCGTAACAACATCCACATCATCGACCTGGCTCAGACCGTTCCGATGCTTTCGCGCGCCCTTCAGGTCGTGTCCGACACCGTTGCCCGTGGCGGCCGCGTTCTGTTCGTTGGCACCAAGCGCCAGGCGTCGGAAATCATTGCCGACAGCGCAAAGCGTTCGGCCCAGTACTACGTCAACTCCCGCTGGCTCGGCGGCATGATGACCAACTGGAAGACCATTTCGAACTCGATCCAGCGTCTGCGCAAGGTTGACGAAATCCTGAACTCGGAAGGCTCCGGCTATTCCAAGAAAGAGCGTCTGACCCTCGAGCGCGAACGCGAAAAGCTTGAAAAGGCTCTCGGCGGTATCCGCGATATGGGCGGCGTTCCGGACCTGATGTTCATCATCGACACCAACAAGGAAAAGATCGCGATCGAAGAAGCCAAGCGTCTTGGCATTCCGGTCGTTGCGATCATCGACAGCAACTGCGACCCGGATCACATCGACTATCCGATCCCCGGTAACGACGATGCCTCGCGCGCCATCTCGCTTTATTGCGACCTGATCGCCCGCGCTGCCATCGACGGTATCGCACGTCAGCAGGGCGCTTCCGGCCGCGACATCGGCGCTTCTGAAGAAGCTCCGATTGAGCCCGCTCTCGAAGACGAGGCTGGCGCCTGA
- the tsf gene encoding translation elongation factor Ts → MTEITAAMVKELREKSGAGMMDCKKALAETNGDMEAAIDWLRAKGIAKADKKSGRTAAEGLIGVATMGHKAVVVELNSETDFVARNDAFQDLIRGIAQVALTTDGTVDAVSAATYPATGKSVADSIKDAIATIGENMTLRRSAALEVPHGVVATYVHNAAGDGIGKLGVLVALKSEGDKAVLNSIGRQVAMHIAATNPLAIRAEEVDAAVAERERNVFIEQARESGKPEAIIEKMVDGRMRKFFEEVALLSQAFVINPDITVGAAIKEVEKEAGASIEVTGMVRLLLGEGVEKEESDFAAEVAAVAKG, encoded by the coding sequence ATGACCGAAATCACAGCCGCAATGGTGAAGGAACTGCGCGAGAAGTCTGGCGCAGGCATGATGGACTGCAAGAAGGCTCTTGCTGAAACCAATGGCGACATGGAAGCGGCAATCGACTGGCTGCGCGCCAAGGGCATCGCAAAGGCCGACAAGAAGTCCGGCCGCACGGCTGCCGAAGGTCTGATCGGCGTTGCCACCATGGGTCACAAGGCTGTTGTTGTCGAACTCAACTCCGAAACCGACTTCGTTGCCCGTAACGACGCGTTCCAGGACCTCATCCGCGGTATTGCGCAGGTTGCTCTGACAACCGACGGCACCGTTGACGCTGTTTCCGCTGCGACCTATCCGGCAACCGGCAAGTCTGTTGCCGACAGCATCAAGGACGCGATTGCGACCATCGGCGAAAACATGACGCTGCGCCGCTCGGCTGCACTCGAAGTGCCGCACGGTGTTGTTGCGACCTACGTCCACAACGCTGCCGGCGACGGCATCGGCAAGCTCGGCGTTCTGGTTGCCCTGAAGTCGGAAGGCGACAAGGCCGTTCTGAACTCCATCGGCCGTCAGGTTGCCATGCACATCGCTGCGACCAACCCGCTCGCCATCCGCGCTGAAGAAGTCGACGCCGCTGTTGCTGAACGCGAGCGCAACGTCTTCATCGAACAGGCCCGCGAATCCGGCAAGCCGGAAGCCATCATCGAAAAGATGGTTGATGGCCGTATGCGCAAGTTCTTCGAAGAAGTCGCCCTTCTGTCGCAGGCTTTCGTTATCAACCCTGACATCACTGTCGGCGCTGCCATCAAGGAAGTCGAAAAGGAAGCCGGCGCTTCCATCGAAGTGACGGGCATGGTTCGCCTGCTGCTCGGCGAAGGCGTCGAAAAGGAAGAAAGCGATTTCGCGGCAGAAGTCGCAGCCGTCGCCAAGGGCTGA
- the pyrH gene encoding UMP kinase gives MSSKPIYKRVLLKASGEALMGDQGFGIDVAVADRIASDIAEARAMGVEVGVVVGGGNIFRGVAVASKGGDRVTGDHMGMLATVINALALATSLRKLSIDTVVLSAIAMPEICESFSQRAALHHLAQGRVVIFAGGTGNPFFTTDSAAALRAAEMGAEAIFKGTQVDGIYSADPKKDPTATRFDELTHSEVLGKGLAVMDIAAVALARENHIPIIVFSIHEKGGFAQILTGGGRKTIVHDK, from the coding sequence ATGTCTTCCAAGCCGATCTACAAACGTGTTCTTCTCAAGGCTTCCGGTGAAGCCCTCATGGGCGACCAGGGTTTCGGTATCGATGTGGCGGTGGCCGACCGTATCGCCTCCGATATTGCCGAGGCGAGGGCGATGGGCGTTGAAGTCGGCGTCGTCGTCGGCGGTGGCAATATTTTCCGCGGCGTCGCCGTGGCGTCCAAGGGCGGCGACCGCGTCACCGGCGACCATATGGGCATGCTGGCAACCGTCATCAACGCGCTAGCACTTGCAACCTCGCTGCGCAAGCTCAGCATCGACACGGTCGTTCTCTCGGCAATCGCGATGCCGGAAATCTGTGAGAGCTTCTCGCAGCGCGCTGCCCTTCACCATCTGGCCCAGGGTCGCGTGGTGATTTTTGCCGGCGGCACGGGCAACCCGTTCTTCACCACCGATTCTGCCGCAGCCTTGCGCGCCGCGGAAATGGGCGCCGAGGCGATCTTCAAGGGTACCCAGGTGGATGGCATCTATTCCGCCGACCCGAAGAAGGATCCGACAGCCACCCGTTTCGACGAGCTGACCCATAGCGAAGTGCTCGGCAAGGGGCTGGCGGTGATGGATATCGCAGCTGTTGCTCTCGCTCGCGAAAACCACATCCCGATCATCGTTTTCTCGATCCACGAGAAGGGCGGTTTCGCGCAGATATTGACCGGCGGTGGTCGCAAGACCATCGTGCACGACAAATAA
- the frr gene encoding ribosome recycling factor — translation MSGIDLNDIKRRMDGAINAFKSDIASLRTGRASANILDPVTIDAYGSRVPLNQVANITVPEPRMLGVNIWDKSMVNAVDRAIRESNLGLNPIVDGQNLRIPLPELNEERRKSLVKVAHEYSEKAKVAIRHVRRDGMDGLKKAEKDGDIGQDESRGQSEKVQKMTDDTISEIDRLLAEKEKEIMQV, via the coding sequence ATGAGTGGTATTGACCTCAACGATATCAAGCGCCGCATGGATGGTGCCATCAATGCATTCAAGAGCGATATCGCATCGCTGCGCACCGGCCGCGCTTCGGCCAATATTCTCGACCCGGTGACCATCGATGCCTACGGCTCGCGTGTTCCGCTCAACCAGGTTGCGAACATCACCGTTCCGGAGCCGCGCATGCTCGGCGTCAACATCTGGGACAAGTCGATGGTCAATGCCGTCGACCGCGCGATCCGCGAATCCAATCTCGGTCTCAACCCGATCGTGGACGGCCAGAACCTCAGAATTCCGCTGCCTGAACTCAACGAAGAGCGCCGCAAATCGCTCGTCAAGGTGGCCCACGAGTATTCCGAAAAAGCAAAAGTGGCGATTCGCCATGTGCGCCGGGACGGCATGGACGGCCTGAAAAAAGCCGAAAAAGACGGCGATATCGGTCAGGACGAAAGCCGTGGACAGTCGGAAAAAGTGCAGAAAATGACCGACGACACGATTTCGGAAATTGACCGCTTGCTTGCCGAGAAGGAAAAGGAAATCATGCAGGTCTGA
- a CDS encoding isoprenyl transferase — protein sequence MPTTTRSSIPEHVAIIMDGNGRWAKQRGLPRVMGHRRGVEAVRETVRAAGDCGISYLTLFAFSSENWRRPESEVSDLMGLLKAFIRRDLAELHRENVRVRIIGDRQGLKTDIRSLLEEAEQMTAGNTKLTLVIAFNYGSRDEITRATASIARDVAEGRLSADAITPEMISSRLDTSGMPDPDLIIRTSGEERLSNFLLWQAAYSEFLFVPEYWPDFDRQRFFSAIEQYATRDRRFGALAEQVAVAGA from the coding sequence ATGCCGACGACGACACGTTCCTCCATACCCGAGCACGTCGCCATCATCATGGATGGCAATGGCCGCTGGGCAAAGCAGCGCGGACTTCCGCGCGTGATGGGGCATCGCCGTGGGGTTGAGGCCGTGCGCGAGACTGTGCGTGCGGCAGGCGACTGCGGTATCAGCTATCTCACGCTGTTCGCTTTCTCCTCGGAAAACTGGCGCAGACCCGAATCCGAGGTGAGCGATCTGATGGGCCTTCTGAAGGCCTTCATCCGTCGCGACCTTGCGGAACTTCATCGCGAAAATGTCCGCGTGCGGATCATCGGCGACCGGCAGGGGCTGAAGACCGATATACGCTCTCTCCTCGAAGAGGCGGAGCAGATGACGGCTGGCAATACCAAGCTGACGCTGGTGATCGCCTTTAATTACGGCAGCCGTGACGAGATTACCCGCGCGACAGCGTCAATCGCCCGTGATGTCGCCGAAGGCCGGCTCAGTGCTGACGCCATTACGCCTGAGATGATTTCGTCGAGGCTCGATACATCGGGAATGCCGGATCCGGATCTCATCATCCGCACCAGCGGCGAGGAGCGCCTGTCGAACTTCCTGCTCTGGCAGGCAGCCTATTCCGAGTTCCTGTTCGTGCCGGAATATTGGCCCGACTTCGACCGCCAGCGGTTCTTCTCCGCAATTGAGCAATATGCAACGCGTGACCGCCGCTTCGGTGCTCTGGCCGAGCAGGTTGCCGTGGCAGGCGCCTGA
- a CDS encoding phosphatidate cytidylyltransferase, with protein MSRELKLRIVSAIVMAAVILAATWYGGILFRIVAGLLAILIYYEWSTITRMSETNSTGNAWGWFAVAVIAGNTIFGESSLDLPLLSGFTLTAALFPVLRGKNWWLVGGIFYAGLSGISLAAIRGDELAGFASILFIFAVVWSTDILAYFVGRAIGGPKLAPSISPGKTWSGAVGGAVAAVIGGAAVSMAYHGRISLLLVGLALVLSVFSQIGDLFESFVKRRFQVKDSSHLIPGHGGFMDRVDGLVFACFTVFLIAFVHAAATGDVPGSGGGLLPGF; from the coding sequence ATGAGCCGTGAACTCAAACTGCGGATCGTGTCCGCAATCGTCATGGCCGCGGTCATTCTGGCCGCGACCTGGTATGGTGGCATTCTGTTCCGCATCGTTGCGGGGCTTCTGGCGATCCTCATCTATTATGAGTGGTCGACGATTACCCGGATGTCGGAGACCAACTCGACCGGCAATGCCTGGGGCTGGTTTGCGGTTGCCGTCATCGCCGGCAATACGATCTTCGGCGAGTCCTCGCTCGATCTGCCGCTTTTATCCGGCTTCACGCTGACTGCGGCGCTGTTTCCGGTTTTGCGCGGCAAGAACTGGTGGCTGGTGGGCGGCATTTTTTACGCGGGACTGAGCGGCATATCGCTAGCGGCTATCCGCGGTGACGAACTGGCCGGGTTCGCTTCCATCCTGTTCATTTTCGCCGTCGTCTGGTCGACGGATATCCTGGCCTATTTCGTTGGACGCGCCATTGGCGGGCCGAAACTTGCGCCTTCGATTTCGCCCGGCAAGACCTGGTCCGGCGCCGTTGGTGGTGCTGTGGCGGCGGTGATCGGCGGCGCTGCGGTCTCCATGGCCTATCACGGCAGGATCAGCCTGCTGCTTGTTGGGCTCGCACTCGTCCTTTCGGTATTCAGCCAGATCGGCGATCTCTTTGAATCCTTCGTGAAACGTCGTTTCCAGGTCAAGGATTCCAGCCATCTCATTCCTGGCCATGGCGGCTTCATGGACCGTGTTGACGGTCTTGTTTTCGCCTGCTTTACGGTATTCCTCATAGCTTTCGTGCATGCGGCGGCAACCGGAGACGTGCCCGGATCGGGCGGCGGTCTGCTGCCGGGTTTCTAG
- the rseP gene encoding RIP metalloprotease RseP, translated as MAATGFLTGYIVPFILVLSLLVFVHEMGHYLVGRWCGIRSTAFSIGFGPELIGFTDKRGTRWKLSAIPLGGYVKFFGDEDAASKSDSSGLSHMSLEERAQTLSGAKLWKRAATVAAGPIANFILAILIFAVLFGIYGRMIADPVVAEVRENSAAATAGVKPGDRLVAIDGEKVMTFEDVRRYVGIRPGTPITVTVERAGEELKLPMVPTRTETTDQFGNKLEMGIIGIVTDQTSGNFRHIEYSPSEAVAEGVRETGHVITGTFNYIGNLVTGRMNADQLGGPVRVAQASGQMATLGISAVIQLAAVLSVSIGLLNLMPVPVLDGGHLVFYAIEAIRGRPLGAGAQEVAFRIGMMMILGLMVFATWNDISSLIG; from the coding sequence ATGGCGGCGACGGGCTTTCTGACCGGCTATATAGTGCCCTTTATACTGGTGCTTTCCCTGCTCGTTTTCGTTCATGAGATGGGGCATTACCTTGTCGGCCGCTGGTGCGGCATCCGATCCACCGCATTCTCCATCGGCTTCGGCCCCGAGCTCATCGGTTTCACCGACAAGCGCGGCACGCGATGGAAGCTTTCGGCAATTCCGCTCGGCGGCTATGTCAAGTTCTTTGGCGACGAAGATGCGGCGAGCAAGTCGGATAGTTCCGGCCTGTCGCATATGTCGCTGGAGGAGAGGGCGCAGACGCTTTCCGGCGCAAAGCTGTGGAAAAGGGCGGCCACGGTTGCTGCCGGCCCGATTGCAAATTTCATTCTCGCAATTCTCATTTTTGCGGTGCTTTTCGGCATCTACGGCCGGATGATCGCTGATCCTGTCGTGGCGGAGGTGCGTGAAAACAGCGCCGCCGCAACAGCCGGCGTAAAACCCGGCGACCGGCTGGTGGCGATCGATGGCGAAAAAGTGATGACCTTCGAGGATGTCCGCCGTTATGTCGGCATCAGGCCGGGCACGCCGATTACGGTAACCGTCGAAAGGGCAGGCGAGGAACTCAAGCTGCCTATGGTCCCGACCCGTACCGAAACCACAGACCAGTTCGGTAACAAGCTGGAAATGGGTATCATCGGCATCGTCACCGACCAGACCAGCGGCAATTTCCGGCACATCGAATATTCGCCGTCAGAGGCGGTGGCTGAGGGCGTGCGCGAAACGGGCCACGTCATCACCGGCACTTTCAACTATATCGGCAATCTCGTGACAGGGCGCATGAATGCCGATCAGCTCGGTGGCCCCGTGCGTGTCGCGCAGGCATCCGGCCAGATGGCGACGCTCGGCATTTCCGCCGTTATCCAGCTCGCCGCCGTCCTTTCCGTCTCGATCGGTCTGTTGAACCTCATGCCTGTTCCGGTGCTGGACGGTGGCCATCTGGTATTCTACGCCATCGAGGCCATCCGCGGCAGGCCGCTCGGTGCGGGGGCGCAGGAAGTGGCGTTCCGTATCGGCATGATGATGATTCTGGGTCTGATGGTTTTTGCAACATGGAATGATATCAGCAGCTTGATCGGCTGA